In Bacteroidia bacterium, one genomic interval encodes:
- a CDS encoding acetoacetate decarboxylase — MDKKTILKTAYGMPIASPAFNRPPLQFYRREILNITYKTDIDLLRKFVPEPLEVIEPLVKFQVIKMPDVPGCGTFFESEQLITVHYKGQIGTYMHLLLVPNMAALAFGREMFGYAKKVGYPELKVDGDTLVGTIHYGNERIAMATMGYKFKRLDKEEVKKSYYSPIFTLKIIPAPDDTLAICQLVKIVETDIVIHEAWSAPAALHIIPHALAPLHLLPVHEIVSAQHIICDLTINTGEVVCDYLK, encoded by the coding sequence ATGGACAAGAAAACGATTCTTAAAACAGCTTACGGAATGCCTATTGCATCTCCGGCATTTAACAGACCACCATTACAATTTTACCGGCGGGAGATACTTAATATAACCTATAAGACGGATATTGACCTGCTCAGAAAATTTGTTCCTGAGCCCTTGGAAGTGATTGAACCACTGGTGAAATTTCAGGTTATAAAAATGCCGGATGTCCCTGGCTGCGGCACCTTTTTTGAAAGTGAGCAATTAATTACAGTTCATTATAAAGGACAAATAGGGACATATATGCACCTACTCCTTGTGCCTAACATGGCAGCGCTCGCTTTTGGACGTGAAATGTTCGGATATGCAAAGAAGGTAGGATATCCTGAGTTGAAGGTTGATGGAGATACTCTTGTAGGTACCATTCATTATGGTAATGAAAGAATTGCAATGGCAACCATGGGGTATAAGTTCAAAAGATTAGATAAAGAAGAGGTTAAAAAGAGCTACTACTCTCCAATCTTTACCCTGAAAATAATTCCTGCTCCAGACGATACATTGGCAATATGCCAATTGGTAAAAATCGTTGAAACAGATATTGTAATTCACGAAGCTTGGTCAGCACCAGCAGCCCTGCATATTATTCCACATGCATTGGCTCCTTTACATTTGCTTCCAGTACACGAAATAGTTTCAGCACAACATATTATTTGCGACCTAACAATAAATACGGGTGAAGTAGTATGCGATTATCTTAAGTAA